A stretch of Leisingera sp. S132 DNA encodes these proteins:
- a CDS encoding branched-chain amino acid ABC transporter permease, which yields MFYREAGDFKVSYADDSQTFPIKFDRYRYYAVLAVAFGLIPFLINDYWANAILLPFLIYSIAAIGLNILVGYCGQVSLGTGGFMAVGAYACYKLMTAFPEVSMFIHVILAGGITALVCVLFGLPSLRIKGFYLAVATLAAQFFLVWLFNRVPWFYNYSASGQINAPERDTFGIIITGPNAPAWATYLFCLIFLAVCALIARNLTRGTVGRTWMAIRDMDIAAEIIGVNPLKAKLTAFAVSGFFIGISGALFFAVYLGAVEVGEAFGIQKSFLVLFMVILGGLGSIFGSFAGAAFLVLLPVVLKVVGVDLMGWPTDIVAHFQLVIVGALIIVFLIAEPHGMAQLWRVAKEKLRLWPFPH from the coding sequence ATGTTCTACCGTGAAGCCGGGGATTTCAAAGTCTCCTATGCCGATGACAGCCAGACGTTTCCGATCAAGTTCGACCGCTACCGCTATTACGCGGTGCTGGCGGTGGCCTTTGGCCTCATCCCCTTCCTGATCAATGATTACTGGGCCAATGCGATCCTGCTGCCGTTCCTGATCTATTCGATTGCGGCAATCGGTCTGAACATCCTGGTCGGCTATTGCGGGCAGGTCAGCCTTGGCACCGGCGGGTTCATGGCGGTGGGCGCCTATGCCTGCTACAAGCTGATGACCGCCTTCCCGGAGGTCAGCATGTTCATTCATGTGATCCTGGCGGGCGGCATCACCGCGTTGGTCTGTGTGCTGTTCGGCCTGCCGTCCTTGCGCATCAAGGGGTTCTACCTGGCGGTGGCGACGCTGGCGGCGCAGTTCTTTCTGGTGTGGCTGTTCAACCGGGTGCCGTGGTTTTACAACTATTCCGCCTCGGGCCAGATCAACGCGCCCGAGCGCGACACCTTTGGCATCATCATCACTGGCCCCAATGCGCCGGCCTGGGCCACCTATCTGTTCTGCCTGATTTTCCTGGCTGTTTGCGCGCTGATTGCCCGCAACCTGACCCGCGGCACCGTGGGCCGGACCTGGATGGCGATCCGCGACATGGACATTGCCGCCGAGATCATCGGGGTGAACCCGCTGAAGGCGAAACTGACGGCCTTTGCGGTCTCCGGCTTCTTCATCGGCATCTCCGGCGCGCTGTTCTTTGCGGTCTATCTGGGCGCGGTCGAGGTTGGCGAGGCCTTTGGCATCCAGAAATCGTTCCTGGTGCTGTTCATGGTGATCCTGGGCGGGCTTGGGTCTATTTTCGGCTCCTTTGCCGGCGCCGCCTTCCTGGTGCTGCTGCCGGTGGTGCTGAAGGTGGTGGGCGTCGATCTGATGGGCTGGCCCACCGACATCGTGGCGCATTTCCAGCTGGTGATCGTGGGGGCACTGATCATCGTCTTCCTGATCGCGGAACCGCACGGCATGGCGCAGCTGTGGCGCGTCGCCAAGGAGAAACTGAGACTGTGGCCGTTCCCGCACTGA